In Brevinematales bacterium, the following are encoded in one genomic region:
- a CDS encoding sigma-70 family RNA polymerase sigma factor, with protein MGGIIKKLRTLGLLLKRDRDGLFEGIWDEYGKNLLYYIRKISGNSSDAEDMLQEIMLKIYENLDKYSPEYAISTWVYTIARNHCRDTYRKRAVETITIADEEIFAARGGTPESLVISGDLNERTGYFISRLPDAEREIAFLRFYEEMPYREISGITGTPEGTLKSKVHDIRKRLKDYLEGVR; from the coding sequence ATGGGCGGTATCATAAAAAAACTCAGAACCTTAGGCCTGCTTCTGAAACGCGACCGGGACGGTTTGTTCGAAGGGATATGGGATGAGTACGGGAAGAATCTGCTGTACTATATCAGGAAAATCTCCGGGAATTCTTCCGACGCGGAGGATATGCTCCAGGAGATCATGCTGAAAATTTATGAAAATCTAGACAAATACTCCCCGGAGTACGCGATCAGCACATGGGTATATACCATCGCGCGCAACCATTGCCGGGATACGTACCGTAAACGCGCGGTAGAAACCATAACGATCGCGGACGAGGAAATATTCGCCGCGCGCGGGGGAACCCCCGAGTCGCTTGTCATATCGGGCGACCTGAACGAACGCACCGGATATTTCATCTCGCGTCTGCCGGATGCCGAACGGGAAATCGCGTTCCTCCGTTTCTATGAGGAAATGCCCTATCGGGAGATTTCCGGTATTACCGGGACGCCCGAGGGAACATTGAAATCCAAGGTTCACGATATCAGGAAAAGGCTCAAGGATTATTTGGAGGGAGTCAGATGA